In Streptomyces longhuiensis, the following proteins share a genomic window:
- a CDS encoding endo-1,4-beta-xylanase, producing the protein MSTPARRTRARAAAFAASTALLLGLAAVPAAHADGARHRATTLDDLAERTGRYFGSAVDNPELDDTAYADLLGSEFGATTPGNGMKWYATEPQRGVFDFTAGDEIVAYAKAHHLKVRGHTLLWHSQLPSWLTDGTWTAGELRSILKNHITTEVKHYKGKVFAWDVANEIMNEDGTYRENIFYKTLGPGYISDALRWAHAADPKVKLYLNDYNVEGLGAKSDAYYTLIKQLKADNVPIDGFGMQAHLALQYGFPSDMRGNIQRFAGLGLDVAITELDIRMILPADAAMLAQQADWYGQVTDACLAVRRCVGITLWGYSDRHSWIPSVFAGQGAALPWDENLQRKPAYDAIAGALAAAGKKKG; encoded by the coding sequence ATGTCCACACCCGCACGCCGTACCCGAGCCAGAGCCGCTGCCTTCGCCGCGTCCACGGCCCTGCTGCTCGGTCTCGCCGCGGTCCCCGCCGCCCACGCGGACGGCGCCCGGCACCGCGCCACCACGCTCGACGACCTGGCCGAGCGTACCGGCCGCTACTTCGGCTCGGCCGTCGACAACCCCGAGCTCGACGACACCGCGTACGCCGACCTGCTCGGCAGCGAGTTCGGCGCCACCACCCCCGGCAACGGCATGAAGTGGTATGCGACCGAACCCCAGCGGGGCGTCTTCGACTTCACCGCCGGCGACGAGATCGTGGCCTACGCAAAGGCCCACCATCTGAAGGTGCGCGGCCACACCCTGCTGTGGCACAGCCAGCTGCCGAGCTGGCTGACGGACGGCACCTGGACCGCTGGTGAACTGCGCTCGATCCTCAAGAACCACATCACGACCGAGGTGAAGCACTACAAGGGCAAGGTCTTCGCCTGGGACGTCGCCAACGAGATCATGAACGAGGACGGCACCTACCGGGAGAACATCTTCTACAAGACGCTCGGCCCCGGCTACATCTCCGACGCCCTGCGCTGGGCGCACGCCGCCGACCCCAAGGTCAAGCTGTACCTCAACGACTACAACGTCGAAGGGCTCGGCGCGAAGTCGGACGCCTACTACACGCTGATCAAGCAGCTCAAGGCGGATAACGTCCCGATCGACGGCTTCGGCATGCAAGCCCACCTCGCCCTGCAGTACGGCTTCCCGAGCGACATGCGCGGGAACATCCAGCGCTTCGCCGGCCTCGGCCTCGACGTCGCGATCACCGAACTCGACATCCGGATGATCCTGCCCGCCGACGCCGCCATGCTGGCCCAGCAGGCCGACTGGTACGGCCAGGTCACCGACGCCTGCCTGGCCGTGCGGCGCTGTGTAGGCATCACCCTGTGGGGCTACTCCGACCGGCACTCGTGGATCCCGTCGGTCTTCGCGGGCCAGGGCGCGGCGCTGCCCTGGGACGAGAACCTTCAGCGCAAGCCCGCGTACGACGCGATCGCCGGTGCGCTCGCGGCCGCCGGGAAGAAGAAGGGCTGA
- a CDS encoding alpha-L-fucosidase, producing MSSRPAPRPRHLWALWAALLALFSPLLLIPASAPAATATDTTATAQADPVPGMFNPRQTWLRNSTAGLFLHWGMYTQPEHYDCDSWQKAVNDSGWNPDYWVKETQKIHGSYIVLATFHSRLGYARPWPSKIPGSCSTKRDILGELIKAAKAKGIKVILYMTDDPQWHDVMGPESFDSAAYSAYKGKDVDLTTRPGFGEFSYDNFFEVMRNYPDLKGFWIDNDNEYWEQHHLYEQIREQRPDMLLSNNNEDTPIMDTVSNEQKTGMTPDYDMPAAYWTSMPRLTESCYKVPSSGAWWYDGQDRPVDTALNIRRYVANAGTSYKSLMDLQAQVDGTFPPQQQAFTDYMSKYLDPIWESLHGVEGGGYLYGGLRPGAWNDGAYGYTTVAKEDPTRQYIHVTTRPTGTESGSLSLRDNGTKVKRISDLRTGRRIAFDQHDGTVTLKDITTWDPYDTVFKVETERHRQGLYPSNTVRATATSAKDGHPATNLTDGDLTRYWDSNAQVPVSLTLDLGGVKKARYLAVNQSEWSPTYNRESFGRKEDSARIKDYKVFVSDDGEHWGDPVKTGVMESARSTRYIGLDTTARYIRLEVDSTWSAATVVPFYHQLRIDEIAVGHSYPVSHGRE from the coding sequence ATGTCCAGCAGACCAGCGCCCCGGCCACGGCACCTGTGGGCCCTGTGGGCGGCCCTGCTCGCCTTGTTCAGCCCTCTCCTGCTCATCCCCGCATCCGCCCCCGCGGCCACGGCCACCGACACGACCGCCACCGCGCAGGCGGACCCGGTGCCGGGCATGTTCAACCCGCGTCAGACCTGGCTGCGCAACTCCACCGCAGGCCTTTTCCTGCACTGGGGCATGTACACACAACCCGAGCACTACGACTGCGACTCCTGGCAGAAGGCCGTGAACGACAGCGGCTGGAACCCGGACTACTGGGTCAAGGAGACGCAGAAGATCCACGGCTCGTACATCGTCCTGGCCACCTTCCACAGCCGCCTGGGCTACGCCCGCCCCTGGCCGTCGAAGATCCCCGGCAGTTGCTCGACGAAGCGCGACATCCTCGGTGAACTCATCAAGGCGGCCAAGGCCAAGGGCATCAAGGTCATCCTCTACATGACCGACGATCCTCAGTGGCACGACGTGATGGGCCCTGAGTCCTTCGACTCCGCCGCCTACTCCGCCTACAAGGGCAAGGACGTCGATCTGACGACGCGCCCCGGTTTCGGTGAGTTCAGCTACGACAACTTCTTCGAGGTGATGCGCAACTACCCGGACCTGAAGGGTTTCTGGATCGACAACGACAACGAGTACTGGGAGCAGCACCACCTGTACGAGCAGATCCGTGAGCAGCGCCCGGACATGCTCCTGAGCAACAACAACGAAGACACGCCGATCATGGACACCGTCAGCAACGAGCAGAAGACGGGCATGACGCCCGACTACGACATGCCGGCGGCGTACTGGACGTCCATGCCGCGTCTGACGGAGTCCTGCTACAAGGTGCCCTCGAGCGGCGCCTGGTGGTACGACGGCCAGGACCGTCCGGTCGACACGGCGCTCAACATCCGCCGCTACGTGGCCAACGCGGGCACGTCGTACAAGTCCCTGATGGACCTGCAGGCCCAGGTGGACGGGACGTTCCCGCCGCAGCAGCAGGCGTTCACCGACTACATGTCGAAGTATCTCGACCCGATCTGGGAATCGCTGCACGGTGTGGAGGGCGGCGGCTATCTGTACGGCGGGCTGCGTCCAGGTGCCTGGAACGACGGGGCGTACGGATACACCACGGTGGCCAAGGAGGACCCGACGCGCCAGTACATCCATGTCACGACGCGACCGACGGGAACCGAATCCGGCTCTCTCAGCCTGCGCGACAACGGCACGAAGGTGAAGCGCATCAGCGATCTGCGTACCGGCAGGAGGATCGCCTTCGACCAGCACGACGGCACCGTGACGCTCAAGGACATCACCACCTGGGACCCGTACGACACGGTCTTCAAGGTGGAGACGGAGCGACACCGCCAGGGCCTGTATCCCTCCAACACGGTGCGGGCCACCGCCACCTCGGCGAAGGACGGCCACCCGGCGACCAACCTCACCGACGGTGATCTCACCCGGTACTGGGACTCGAACGCGCAGGTGCCCGTCTCGCTGACGCTGGATCTCGGGGGCGTGAAGAAGGCCCGGTACCTGGCCGTGAACCAGAGCGAGTGGTCTCCCACGTACAACCGCGAGTCGTTCGGCAGGAAGGAGGACTCGGCCCGGATCAAGGACTACAAGGTTTTTGTCAGTGACGACGGCGAGCACTGGGGCGATCCGGTGAAGACCGGTGTCATGGAGAGCGCCCGCAGCACCCGTTACATCGGCCTGGACACCACGGCCCGCTACATCAGGCTGGAGGTGGACAGCACCTGGTCGGCGGCGACCGTCGTCCCCTTCTACCACCAGCTGAGGATCGACGAGATCGCGGTCGGCCACTCGTACCCCGTGAGCCACGGCCGCGAGTGA
- a CDS encoding glycoside hydrolase family 36 protein, whose product MTSIAVTTAERPPTPTSALIDRVSVAVLVDGVPMEPVVRELPDGVRALDVSSPEGAAVEIRLATPLQDAVGYWHPDAGWQRSLPPDWAGPLNAGLVHGSAIGCLYETSGQTLLAFAAEDATTETHLVFGVSEQRKLFAVHLELTAGRRPYTVLFAGRSPSPATALRLLRRRLVGAAKMPPLALPEAGRTPAYSTWYAFGQEVTADGVAREAERAAALGCGLLILDDGWQRGGRERGYAWAGDWQVDTAKFPDLAAHVGDVQGLGMAYVAWIAPLLLGPDSPEWQRLSPYARIPSPTAPGAHVLDPREPRVRVHVLQVCTRLVADHGLDGLKLDFLDDATVYAQTGGGPVGPAMALLLGDLRAALGALCPRGPLVELRQPCLGPGMSAYGNLLRASDCPADATANRIRTIDAALCATGGAVHSDMLMWDPDATAEAAARQIQSVLHAVPQLSCRLHELSPEHREVVAFWLRQWQRLRPVLLDGEVEPGRPDELYPLVRAHAGDAQVVVAHAERPVPLDLLRHPRADLVNATSADSLICVVPHAPVRATLTTYDARGRVTHSGPHTFGPGAVRLDVPPSGLLTVRPPD is encoded by the coding sequence GTGACGTCGATCGCGGTCACCACGGCAGAACGCCCGCCCACTCCCACCTCCGCGCTCATCGACCGGGTCAGCGTCGCCGTGCTCGTCGACGGCGTCCCCATGGAGCCTGTCGTGCGCGAACTCCCGGACGGCGTACGGGCATTGGACGTCTCATCCCCCGAAGGCGCCGCCGTGGAGATCCGCCTGGCGACACCCCTGCAGGACGCCGTCGGCTACTGGCACCCGGACGCCGGCTGGCAGCGGTCCCTGCCGCCCGACTGGGCAGGCCCGCTCAACGCCGGCCTGGTGCACGGCTCCGCGATCGGCTGCCTGTACGAGACATCGGGGCAGACACTGCTCGCCTTCGCCGCAGAGGACGCGACGACCGAGACGCACCTGGTCTTCGGCGTCTCGGAGCAGCGCAAACTGTTCGCGGTGCACCTTGAACTCACCGCCGGACGCCGGCCGTACACCGTGCTGTTCGCGGGCCGCAGCCCCTCCCCCGCGACGGCGCTGCGCCTGCTGCGCCGTCGGCTCGTAGGCGCTGCGAAGATGCCACCGCTGGCGCTGCCGGAGGCGGGCCGCACCCCCGCCTACTCCACCTGGTACGCCTTCGGACAGGAGGTCACGGCCGACGGCGTGGCGCGGGAGGCCGAGCGCGCTGCCGCACTCGGCTGCGGACTGCTGATACTCGACGACGGCTGGCAGCGTGGCGGGCGGGAACGCGGCTACGCCTGGGCGGGCGACTGGCAGGTCGACACGGCCAAGTTCCCCGATCTTGCCGCGCATGTGGGCGACGTGCAGGGCCTCGGCATGGCGTACGTGGCGTGGATCGCCCCGCTGCTCCTGGGCCCGGACTCCCCCGAGTGGCAGCGGCTCTCTCCGTACGCTCGCATCCCCAGCCCCACCGCGCCCGGCGCACACGTCCTCGACCCCAGAGAGCCCCGGGTGCGCGTGCACGTCCTGCAGGTGTGCACCCGGCTCGTCGCCGACCACGGGCTCGACGGCCTGAAGCTGGACTTCCTCGACGACGCCACCGTGTACGCGCAGACCGGCGGCGGCCCGGTCGGACCCGCGATGGCCCTGCTGCTCGGGGATCTCCGCGCCGCCCTCGGCGCGCTGTGTCCGCGCGGCCCTCTGGTCGAACTGCGCCAGCCCTGCCTCGGCCCCGGCATGAGCGCGTACGGGAATCTGCTGCGCGCCTCCGACTGCCCGGCCGACGCCACCGCGAACCGGATCCGCACGATCGACGCGGCGCTCTGCGCGACCGGCGGCGCCGTCCATTCGGACATGCTGATGTGGGACCCGGACGCAACGGCCGAGGCAGCGGCCCGGCAGATTCAGTCGGTGTTGCATGCCGTTCCCCAACTGTCCTGCAGACTGCATGAGTTGAGCCCGGAGCATCGCGAGGTCGTGGCGTTCTGGCTGCGCCAGTGGCAGCGGCTGCGCCCCGTCCTGCTCGACGGCGAGGTGGAGCCGGGCCGCCCTGACGAGCTGTACCCCCTCGTGCGGGCGCACGCGGGTGACGCCCAGGTGGTCGTCGCGCACGCCGAACGCCCCGTTCCGCTCGACCTGTTGCGCCACCCCCGGGCCGATCTGGTGAACGCCACCTCCGCGGACAGCCTGATCTGTGTCGTGCCGCACGCCCCGGTGCGGGCCACGCTCACCACGTACGACGCACGCGGCCGGGTCACCCACTCGGGCCCTCACACCTTCGGCCCGGGCGCGGTCCGCCTCGACGTACCGCCCTCCGGCCTGCTGACCGTCCGGCCACCCGACTGA
- a CDS encoding LacI family DNA-binding transcriptional regulator — MPTPRTSRRGRHGVTIDDVARSAGVSRQTVSRAINDKPEIDPGTRARILEVAQTLGYRPNRHARGMAGPATTTLGLVVADVLNPFFPEVVAGVMEAADERGWQVAVYSTGSALEREQRVAATVADHVDACVGYFFAESAIEQVRSTGIPLVLLDHDTRPPAAGGVRIDFESGMRQALGHLMAAGHRRVVMLDDTARGDGADPHSRRALFLALAAEHGLDTGGSPVVPVANSVQGGADGMDRVLAEHPGTTAVLAYNDLIAVGAMRRALRRGLDVPGDCAFVGCDGLMLGELMDPPLTTLHVDKRQVGRAAVEQIAALVQGRGPLAERVIVPRLVVRGSA, encoded by the coding sequence ATGCCCACCCCTCGCACGTCCCGACGCGGGCGTCACGGCGTCACCATCGACGACGTGGCCCGCTCCGCGGGTGTCTCCCGGCAGACCGTCTCCCGCGCCATCAACGACAAACCCGAGATCGACCCGGGCACCCGGGCACGGATCCTGGAGGTCGCCCAGACACTCGGCTACCGGCCCAACCGGCATGCGCGCGGCATGGCAGGCCCGGCGACGACCACGCTCGGCCTGGTCGTCGCCGATGTGCTCAATCCGTTCTTCCCCGAGGTCGTCGCCGGGGTGATGGAAGCCGCCGACGAGCGCGGCTGGCAGGTCGCCGTGTACAGCACCGGGTCGGCTCTCGAACGCGAGCAGAGGGTGGCGGCCACTGTCGCCGACCATGTCGACGCGTGCGTCGGCTACTTCTTCGCCGAGAGCGCCATCGAACAGGTGCGGAGCACAGGTATCCCGCTGGTGCTCCTGGACCACGACACCCGGCCGCCTGCCGCCGGCGGCGTCCGTATCGACTTCGAGTCCGGGATGCGACAGGCCCTCGGGCACCTCATGGCGGCCGGACACCGGCGCGTGGTCATGCTCGATGACACGGCCCGCGGAGACGGGGCGGACCCGCACTCCCGGCGCGCCCTGTTCCTCGCCCTGGCCGCCGAGCACGGACTCGACACCGGCGGCAGCCCGGTCGTTCCTGTGGCCAACTCCGTGCAGGGCGGCGCCGACGGCATGGACCGCGTGCTCGCCGAACACCCCGGCACCACCGCGGTGCTCGCCTACAACGACCTGATAGCAGTCGGCGCCATGCGCCGCGCTCTGCGCCGGGGCCTGGACGTACCGGGCGACTGTGCCTTCGTCGGGTGCGACGGCCTGATGCTCGGAGAGCTGATGGACCCGCCGCTCACCACGCTGCACGTCGACAAGCGGCAGGTCGGCCGGGCCGCCGTCGAGCAGATCGCGGCGCTCGTACAGGGCCGCGGCCCGCTCGCCGAGCGGGTGATCGTGCCGCGCCTGGTGGTGCGGGGGTCGGCCTGA
- a CDS encoding AAA family ATPase, with amino-acid sequence MVLIGPAGTGKTTLGLEIAAQAQRPIVDLDAAADEYYAQVGWSIPRLRERIAAVGRLAAESEWEGARAHAVASVVADHPDAVIALGAGHTSYTDPAHRAEVRTVLSRCRHVVRVLPSPDRELSLTLLRQRCTTTKGQSWIVDGHDFLEQWLDDPGALQMATRTIYTESETPAQTAARLIGHT; translated from the coding sequence ATGGTCCTGATCGGTCCGGCCGGTACCGGGAAGACCACCCTGGGCCTGGAGATCGCGGCACAAGCGCAGAGACCGATCGTCGATCTGGACGCCGCAGCGGACGAGTACTACGCGCAAGTGGGATGGAGCATCCCCAGACTCCGCGAGCGCATCGCGGCAGTCGGTCGCCTCGCCGCGGAGTCCGAGTGGGAAGGCGCTCGAGCGCACGCTGTGGCGAGTGTGGTGGCCGACCATCCCGACGCCGTGATCGCACTGGGCGCAGGCCACACCAGCTACACCGACCCCGCACACCGGGCCGAGGTGCGCACCGTGTTGAGCCGCTGCCGACACGTGGTTCGAGTTCTGCCCTCACCCGACCGCGAACTCTCGCTGACCCTCCTGCGGCAACGCTGCACGACAACCAAGGGGCAATCCTGGATCGTCGACGGACACGACTTCCTGGAGCAGTGGCTCGATGACCCCGGCGCGCTGCAGATGGCGACCCGGACGATCTATACAGAGAGCGAGACTCCCGCTCAGACCGCAGCGCGGCTGATCGGGCACACCTGA
- a CDS encoding SpoIIE family protein phosphatase has product MSTGAVLVRIADDGRILEWSAQAGELLGWSQGDAEGRTVAALSRQGATVSGAVGALAALGEVSVRPVFSGRSLTWEVRAAEGSGSTERDFAALQALFADAPMDLYVLDCDLRIVRSRAGTPEARPAGKETPADMDFASALGLEDPANERAVARLVLAGGEPALQRVVRSAGAEGTGRPVVYSLSYVRVEGHDGQIQGLVASAMDVTDRERTSRRLNVLERVRTTVGDRLDVMSVCQELAEAVVPAFSGIVVVEVIEDVFRGQEPPLAPVAYDVPLRRAAFKGLVSAHAVGDVRRLPHGTPFSRVLNDLRPRLVSVAEDSPWLSADPARANSIVRSDAHSLIVAPLTVRGAALGVVSFYRHGDEEPFDEHDITLTTDVCAHAALCIDNARRYTRERTIAATVKRRLLPQKSPVPSTVDVATMHIPGPGGGGAWFDTIELAGGRVALVLGDVAGRGVATATTMGQLRTVIHTLAALDLEPQELMARLSDTAEQLAAERAALPAGDPLNREPLTAACLIAIYDSVDHTCTLVRAGLSEPYLVLPDGESATVAAPGGPVLAGTDHAPFPATRITMPTGSTLAVGNEDLLESSPTLRVLLQEGATLPLTEVCDTLSYALRDRHDTEKLLLLARARGLPPDRVLTVALAEDLSAVPAARKAARRKLAAWKIGEETAFTTELIVSELVANAVRYGAPPYRLRLIFDDRLTCEIRDAGASVPRLKHARAIDEGGRGLFIVASIADTWGVRYHEQGKTVWAQQGRVVAEPV; this is encoded by the coding sequence ATGTCGACCGGTGCGGTCCTCGTGCGTATCGCTGATGATGGGCGAATTCTCGAGTGGTCTGCCCAGGCCGGAGAACTGCTGGGCTGGTCCCAGGGGGATGCCGAGGGGCGCACTGTGGCTGCCCTGTCGCGACAGGGCGCCACTGTCTCCGGGGCAGTGGGCGCCCTGGCCGCTCTGGGGGAGGTGTCGGTAAGACCCGTGTTCTCCGGTCGTTCGCTGACCTGGGAGGTACGCGCAGCAGAAGGCTCTGGTTCAACCGAGCGGGACTTCGCCGCCTTGCAGGCTTTGTTCGCAGACGCGCCCATGGACTTGTACGTTCTGGACTGCGACCTACGCATCGTCAGGTCCCGGGCCGGTACACCCGAGGCACGGCCGGCCGGGAAGGAGACGCCGGCCGACATGGATTTTGCTTCAGCCCTCGGGCTTGAGGATCCGGCGAATGAGCGTGCGGTGGCGCGACTGGTTCTTGCCGGCGGCGAGCCGGCGCTCCAGCGTGTCGTGCGGTCCGCAGGAGCGGAAGGCACGGGTCGTCCCGTGGTCTACTCCCTGTCGTACGTCCGCGTCGAAGGACACGACGGCCAGATCCAAGGCCTGGTCGCCTCGGCGATGGATGTGACGGACCGCGAGCGGACGTCGCGACGGTTGAATGTCTTGGAGCGGGTCCGCACAACCGTCGGGGACCGACTCGACGTCATGTCCGTGTGCCAGGAGTTGGCCGAGGCCGTCGTACCGGCATTCTCAGGCATTGTGGTGGTCGAGGTCATCGAGGACGTGTTCCGGGGGCAGGAGCCGCCATTGGCTCCGGTGGCCTATGACGTGCCCTTGCGGCGCGCTGCATTCAAAGGGCTGGTGTCGGCACACGCGGTGGGCGACGTGCGTCGGCTCCCGCACGGCACTCCGTTCTCGCGAGTCCTCAACGACCTGCGTCCGCGGCTCGTCAGCGTGGCCGAAGACAGCCCCTGGCTATCGGCAGATCCGGCGCGGGCGAACTCCATCGTGCGGTCAGATGCTCACTCCCTGATCGTCGCCCCTCTCACCGTACGCGGCGCAGCTCTGGGCGTGGTCAGCTTCTATCGGCACGGAGACGAGGAGCCCTTCGACGAGCACGACATCACGCTGACGACGGATGTCTGCGCGCACGCGGCTCTCTGTATCGACAACGCACGGCGTTACACGCGGGAACGGACGATCGCAGCGACCGTGAAGCGTCGGCTCCTGCCGCAGAAGTCGCCGGTTCCGTCCACCGTGGACGTGGCTACGATGCACATCCCGGGTCCGGGCGGCGGGGGCGCATGGTTCGACACCATCGAACTGGCGGGCGGCCGCGTCGCGTTGGTGCTCGGAGACGTGGCCGGACGAGGCGTGGCGACTGCCACCACCATGGGACAGCTCAGGACCGTCATCCACACACTGGCCGCACTCGACCTGGAGCCGCAGGAACTGATGGCCCGGCTGAGCGACACCGCCGAGCAACTGGCCGCGGAACGGGCAGCGCTGCCGGCGGGAGACCCTCTGAACCGTGAACCGCTCACGGCTGCGTGCCTGATCGCGATCTACGACTCGGTCGACCACACGTGCACGCTCGTTCGCGCGGGACTCTCGGAGCCGTATCTTGTCCTTCCTGACGGCGAGTCGGCGACTGTGGCGGCTCCGGGCGGTCCGGTGCTCGCCGGCACCGATCACGCCCCTTTCCCTGCCACCCGGATCACGATGCCAACAGGCAGCACGCTTGCGGTCGGCAATGAGGACCTGTTGGAGAGCTCGCCGACGCTGCGTGTACTGCTGCAGGAGGGAGCGACGCTGCCCCTGACCGAAGTCTGTGACACGCTCTCTTACGCGCTGCGAGACCGCCACGACACGGAGAAGTTGCTGCTGCTGGCACGTGCTCGAGGTCTGCCCCCGGACAGAGTGCTGACGGTTGCGCTGGCCGAGGATCTGTCGGCCGTCCCTGCAGCCCGTAAGGCCGCACGCAGAAAACTCGCCGCTTGGAAGATCGGCGAAGAGACAGCCTTCACCACCGAACTCATCGTCAGTGAACTGGTTGCCAACGCAGTCCGGTACGGTGCTCCGCCCTACCGCCTGCGGCTCATCTTCGACGACCGTCTGACCTGCGAGATCCGTGACGCAGGGGCAAGCGTCCCGCGCCTCAAGCATGCCCGCGCGATCGATGAAGGGGGCCGCGGCCTCTTCATCGTCGCAAGCATCGCCGACACTTGGGGCGTCCGGTACCACGAGCAGGGTAAGACCGTGTGGGCGCAACAGGGCCGGGTTGTTGCAGAGCCGGTGTAG
- a CDS encoding alpha/beta fold hydrolase: protein MPFATAKDGTQIFYKDWGSGQPVVFSHGWPLNADAWDPQMKVMADNGFRAIAHDRRGGGRSGQSWEGNDLDTYADDLAAVIEAEDLHDVILVGHSTGGGEVTRYIGRHGSGRVAKLVLLGAIPPLMLKTDANPEGLPIDVFDEIRKGVETDRSQFYQDLSAPFYGANRDDSTVTQGTRDEFWLWSMTVGIKGAYDCVKAFSETDTTEDLKKVDVPTLIVHGDDDQIVPKVAAGDKSSKLVKDSIYKVYPGAPHGLAMVPKFAEIFNADLLEFARS from the coding sequence ATGCCTTTCGCCACCGCCAAGGACGGCACGCAGATCTTCTACAAGGACTGGGGTTCGGGACAGCCCGTTGTCTTTTCCCACGGTTGGCCGCTGAACGCGGACGCCTGGGACCCCCAGATGAAGGTGATGGCGGACAACGGATTTCGTGCCATCGCCCACGACCGGCGCGGTGGCGGACGCTCCGGGCAGTCCTGGGAGGGCAACGACCTCGACACGTACGCCGACGACCTCGCGGCGGTCATCGAGGCAGAGGACCTCCACGACGTCATCCTGGTCGGCCACTCCACCGGCGGAGGCGAGGTCACCCGTTACATCGGCCGTCACGGCTCCGGCCGGGTCGCCAAACTGGTCCTGCTCGGCGCGATCCCCCCTCTGATGCTCAAGACGGACGCGAACCCCGAAGGCCTGCCGATCGATGTATTCGACGAGATCCGCAAGGGCGTCGAGACGGACCGCTCGCAGTTCTACCAGGACCTCAGTGCCCCGTTCTACGGCGCCAATCGCGACGACTCGACGGTCACGCAAGGAACCCGTGACGAGTTCTGGCTCTGGAGCATGACGGTCGGCATCAAGGGCGCCTACGACTGCGTCAAGGCGTTCTCCGAGACGGACACCACCGAGGACCTCAAAAAGGTCGACGTGCCCACGCTGATCGTGCACGGCGACGACGATCAGATCGTTCCCAAGGTGGCCGCCGGCGACAAGTCCTCCAAGCTCGTCAAGGACTCGATCTACAAGGTCTACCCCGGCGCCCCGCACGGCCTGGCGATGGTCCCCAAGTTCGCCGAGATCTTCAACGCCGACCTCCTTGAGTTCGCCCGTAGTTGA
- a CDS encoding VOC family protein, with protein MAIKLENVGIAVRDLEATIAFFTDLGLTVVGRDTVSGEWTDTAVGLDGNHANIAMLQTPDGHGRLELFEYIHPEAIESDPTRPNEIGMHRVAFSVDDIDKALETAAKHGCLPLRGVATYEDIYKLTYVRGPSGILVMLAEELKKN; from the coding sequence ATGGCCATCAAACTTGAGAACGTCGGCATCGCTGTTCGCGACCTCGAAGCAACGATCGCCTTTTTCACCGACCTCGGCCTCACGGTCGTCGGCCGCGACACGGTCAGTGGTGAGTGGACCGACACCGCCGTCGGCCTTGATGGAAATCATGCCAACATTGCGATGCTCCAGACGCCAGACGGTCACGGTCGCCTTGAGCTCTTCGAGTACATCCACCCCGAAGCGATCGAGTCCGACCCCACTCGTCCCAACGAGATCGGCATGCATCGCGTCGCCTTCTCAGTCGACGACATCGACAAAGCCCTCGAGACAGCCGCAAAGCACGGATGCCTTCCGCTTCGCGGTGTGGCGACCTATGAGGACATCTACAAGCTCACGTACGTCCGTGGTCCCAGCGGCATCCTTGTGATGCTCGCCGAGGAGCTGAAGAAGAACTGA